The sequence TCACACGCTTCACCCACTGTTGGTGTGTAAATGATAGGCATCATTTCAGTGAGGTGAGATTCCAATAGACGGTAAAACAGGGTTTCATTGGTATCTTGGATATTTCGTAGGTAAATATGTTTATCGTTATCGTTTTTGAAATCAAGATATTGGCGATAAGCGCGTTCAACCTGCTCTTCGATGGTTTCAACAGCTTCAGGCAGTAAACCATGTAAGTTAAAGGTGCTGCGTTCTTCTTCGCTGAAAGCACTACCTTTATTTAACAGGGGAAATTCAAGCAGGATTGGACCTGCATACGGGATGTAGAGAGGGCGTTTACTTTCGTGTTCCAGTTCCATGAAAAATACTCTTGTAAGGCAGTTAGTCACATGACAATTGTAGATCCTACAAAATAATAAAAATATGTACAGCTTATGTTATTTTTTTATGATTTTTATGCTTAGAAATGAGAGATAGATACAGTTGTTACAACTTTTTCTGGTAAGCATCAGCAAAATTTACATGCTGATGCTTTTTTAGGAGCGATTTTTAGAGGAATAAGTTAAAACTTTTTACAAAGTGATGCGTTGCATTTGGCGACAACCTAAAGCTGTTAATGTTGCTTGTGTTGCATCCCACTGTGTTAAAACCGCCTCTGCTTTTTCCATTAAAACAGCAGATTCAATATCCATCACACTCTCACCTGCCATATTTAATAAAATTAATGCTGCTTGTAATGGCGGTAAACTTGGATTAAATGCGGCATTTTCAGCGTAACTACCTTGGAAAATTTTGCCATTTTTCATTTGAACAGCAATACCACTGTGCGAACCACTATAAGGAGCATGGCTACGGTTAGTTGCTTGTAGTGCCTGTTGTGCTAATTCACTTGGGTTATCAATTTTATAACCGTGATTAACATTATCCATCAATAGTGATGTGATGTTGAGATCTTTCGGACCAAAGCTATCAGGTAAATAATCACCCAATGTTGCCATTTTTCTACCCGGTAACTGAATTTGAATGTGGGTGCCGCTGTTCAATTCGTTCATAAACTGGCGACAATGACCACAAGGTGTATAGTTAACGGTAACGGAGATCAAGCGAGATTCACCTTGTAACCACGCATGAGTTACAGCGCTTTGTTCAGCGTGAACAGTTTGTTGTAGTGGGGCACCTGAAAATTCCATGTTGGCACCAAAGTAGAGATTACCACTTTCACCACGAGCAATAGCACCAACATTAAAATGAGATATCGGTGTCACTGCACAAGCAGCCGCGACGGGTAAAAGTGCGAGGGCTAAGGCATCATCATTACATTGTAACTGTGTTTTTATGGCATTGACTTGTTCTGCCGTGAACATTGCTGGAAATTCATCCTGCTCAAGATAAGGAACAAGTGCTTGTTGTAACTGAGGGGATAAATCTGACCAAACTGCCTGAAAACGCGTATGCATACATGAGTCTCCCATTAATCTTTCTGTATTATAAGATTCTAGGCATTTTTACTCATTCTTATATGTGATGAAAATCATATTTTCAATGAAACAATTGCAACAAATTCATTAATTGGGAGATGTATCTCAAATTTATAGTAAAAATCCCCGAAATAAATTTAATAAAATCGGGGATTTAAGAATGAGAGAGTAAGAAATAGATTAACTATAAAGGTGCAAAATAATAGGAAAGATAAATGGTGCGGTAAGGGAAGTAATAATCCCGCATGTCATTAATGCCAATGAACTATACGCACCTTCAATATAATCGACTTCTGCCGCTCTTGCGGTTCCTACTGCGTGAGAAACCGTACCCATAGCTAAACCACGAGAAGCATGAGTAGGAATTCGTAATATCTTAAATAACGAATGACCAAAAATAGCCCCTAAAATACCCACGGCAATAACACATGCTGCACTGATGGCAGGAATACCACCAATAGAATCTGCGACGGCCATTGCAATCGGTGTTGTCACTGATTTGGGTAAGATTGATGCGGCAATTTCAGGTGTTGCACCAGCCCAGAATGCAATAGCTGTTCCACTGACCATCGCCGCAATACTACCTATAAAGCAAATACTAATTAATGATTTCCACTGTGCGCGAATTTGGTGTAATTGCTGATAAAGCGGTATAGCTAAAGCAACAACAGCAGGTTGTAGTAAGTCATTTAAAATACGACTACCTGCAAAATAATTCTCATAAGGTATTTTAGTTATTAATAAAATAGGAATAATCACCACAATAGCAATTAAAAGCGGATTTAAAATAGGCAATTTAAATCGGGTTGCAAGCTTTCGGGCTAAGTAAAAAATAAAAATACTTAAAGGTAGTGACCACCAAATATTCATCAATATGGCTAACATTTTTTCTTCTCACTTAACGCTTTATCGTCGTCTTTCTCTTTTGTTTCAACAATATCTTCAACTTGGTCTGGTTTTGAACCTACGATAATGCGCTCACGATGAACGTAGTGTGAGCAATATGCAACGAGTGCCATAACACCAAAGGTACTCACGACGCAGGCTAAAACGATAGGAAAAAGTTGCTGACTTAATAAATCATAATAGTTCATTACACCAACACCGATAGGGATAAAGAGTAATGACATATTTTTTAAGAGGATATTGGCGCCGGGTTTAACCCAACGTAAAGGGATAAGCTGGAAAGCAAGTAGACCAAAAAGGATCAGTAAGCCAACAATACTGCCTGGAACCGCGAAGGGTAGAAGGGCTGAAATAAGATTACCCGCAAAGAGACAAAGATAAAGTACTAAAAAAGATCGTAGATAATGCCAAAGTGTAATCTGCAATCGTGCCCGTTTAGATTTCATAATTAAGTGTCCCAAATCAACTAACAGAATTATCATACACCGATTTTGAAAGTGTGCTATGGATCACAATAAAAAAAGAGCGGGGCTCTAATAGAACCCCGCCATTCATTTGCTTGGTAAATGAATCTTGGTTGTTATTTCACTTGTTGACCCGGTTTTGCACCAGAATCTGGGCTGAGTAAGAAGATATCTTTATCACCAGGGCCAGCGGCCATTACCATGCCTTCTGAAATACCAAAACGCATTTTACGGGGTGCTAAGTTTGCCACCATCACCGTTAAGCGACCTTCTAACACTTTAGGATCTGGGTATGCACTACGAATACCTGAGAATACTTGGCGAGTTTCGCCACCTAAATCCAAAATTAATTTCAGCAGTTTGTCTGAGCCTTCAACAAAATCAGCTTGTTTAATTTCAGCGATACGCATATCAATTTTAGCAAAATCGTCAAACTTAATGGTTTCTTGAATCGGTGAATCTGCTAATGGACCCGTGATTTCTTTTACCGGTGCAATGGTGCTTTTTGATGCTTCAACCATCGCGTTGGCTTTATCCATTTCAATGCGATTAAACAACGCTTTGAATTTAGTGATCTCATGACCTAATAGCGGTTGTTCAAGAGCATCCCATGTTAGTTGGGTTTGTAAAAAGGTTTCTGAACGCGCTGTCAGTGAAGGTAATACAGGTTTCAGATAGGTCATCAGCACGCGGAATAGATTAATTCCCATGGTGCAAATGGCTTGTAACTGAGCGTCTTGTCCTTCTTGTTTTGCCACTACCCACGGCGCTTTTTCGTCAATATAGCGGTTAGCTTCATCAGCTAATGCCATAATTTCACGAATAGCTTTACCAAATTCACGATTTTCAAATGATTGTGCGATAGTTTCTTTCATATCAACAAAGTGTTGATAAAGCTTAGCATCATCTAAAGTATCTGCTAGTTTTCCATTGAAACGCTTGCTAATAAAACCCGCTGTACGTGAGGCAAGGTTAACGACTTTATTTACAATGTCACTGTTAACACGTTGGACGAAGTCTTCTAAGTTTAAGTCAATATCGTCAATGCGTGATGAAAGTTTTGCTGCATAATAATAACGTAGACAATCAGCATCAAAATGATCAAGATAAGCGCGCGCAGTAATAAAGGTGCCACGAGATTTTGACATTTTTGCGCCATTTACAGTGACATAACCGTGAACAAACAGATTTGTTGGTTTGCGATATTCGCTACCTTCTAACATTGCAGGCCAAAATAAGCTGTGGAAATAGACGATATCTTTACCAATAAAGTGATAAAGCTCAGTTTTACTGTCTTTATTCCAGAACTCATCAAAACTTAAATCACCACGTTTTTCACATAAGTTTAAGAAAGAGCTCATGTAGCCGATGGGTGCATCTAGCCATACATAGAAATATTTACCCGGAGCATCAGGGATTTCAAATCCAAAATAAGGTGCGTCACGAGTGATATCCCACTGTTGTAAACCGCTATCGAACCACTCTTGCATTTTATTCGCCACTTGCTCTTGCAGAGCACCTGAGCGGATCCACGCTTGTAACATGTTGCTAAATGCAGGTAAGTCGAAGAAATAGTGTTCAGTTTCACGCATAACAGGCGTTGAACCTGATATCACTGAGCGGGGATCAATTAATTCTGTTGGGCTGTACGTTGAGCCACAAACCTCACAGTTATCACCATATTGGTCTTGTGCTTTACATTTAGGACAAGTGCCTTTTACAAAACGGTCAGGCAAAAACATGCCTTTTTCTTCATCATAAAGCTGAGAAATCGTTTTGCTTTTGATGTGACCATTTTTTTTCAATGCAAGATAAATTTTAGTTGATAATTGGCGACTTTCTTCACTGTGTGTAGAGTGATAATTGTCGTAACTAATATTAAAACCTGCAAAATCCTGCTGATGCTCTTTGCTCATTTCTTCAATCATGGCTTCTGGTGTAATACCCAGTTGTTGAGCTTTCAGCATAATTGGTGTGCCGTGAGCATCATCAGCGCAGATAAAATGAACTTCTTTGCCGCGCATTCGTTGATAACGGACCCAGATATCTGCCTGAATGTGCTCAAGGATATGACCGAGATGAATTGAACCGTTAGCATAAGGTAACGCGCAGGTTACCAATAATTTATTCGCGACGTGAGACATAGTAAGGATCTTACTTCCATAAAATTAATAAAAGGGACTTTGATGTTAACCGATCCGTCATGATGTCGCTAGGGCAATAATTGAGTTTTTGCAAGAGAAATTTCAGTTGGCAAATTGAGGTAAGGCATTATCGTAGTCATCTACTATCTGATATGATAGATGTACTCATATATTTAATAAATAATGAAAACGAGAGGAGCCGGGATGAGTGATAAATCCCCCGAGCAGACCACCCCTGAGATTCTGAACGAAAAAGTTTCAGGTGTCTTGTCTACTTTTGAACACCCAACATTGAAACGTAACCTGCTTTCTCTAAAAGCATTACATCAATGCGCGATGATTGACGATGTTCTTCATATCGAGTTAGTGATGCCGTTTGTTTGGAAAAAGCCTTTCCAAGTCCTAATCGAAGAAAAAACAGCTGAACTTCGTAATATCACAGGCGCAAAAGCCATTGAATGGAAACTCAAGCACAATATTTCAACCTTACGTCGCGCAAATGATCTGCCTGGCGTTAATGGTGTACGTAATATTCTTGCTGTGAGTTCTGGCAAAGGTGGCGTTGGTAAATCAAGTACAGCCGTTAATCTTGCATTAGCCCTTGCACAAGAAGGTGCTAAAGTCGGTATTCTTGATGCTGATATTTATGGACCGTCTATTCCTAATATGTTGGGTACCACAATGGAACGTCCAACGTCTCCTGATGGGCAACATATGGCGCCGATTATGGCTTATGGTTTAGCGTCTAACTCTATCGGTTATTTAGTCACAGATGATAATGCCATGGTATGGCGTGGTCCTATGGCGAGCAAAGCATTAATGCAAATGCTCCAAGATACGCTGTGGCCTGATTTGGATTATCTGGTCATCGATATGCCACCGGGAACCGGTGATATCCAATTAACCTTATCTCAAAATATCCCTGTGACGGCTGCGGTTGTGGTCACAACACCACAAGATATCGCGCTGGTGGATGCGATGAAAGGGATCGTCATGTTTAAGAAAGTCAATGTGCCTGTATTAGGTATTATTGAAAACATGAGCGCACATATTTGTAGTAACTGTGGTCACCTTGAACCTATCTTCGGTACTGGTGGTGCAGCTAAATTGGCAGAGAAGTATCATTGTCAATTATTAGGCCAAGTTCCTCTTCATATCTCTTTACGTGAAGATTTAGACCGCGGGCAACCAACAGTAATGCGTGATCCAGAAGGCGAGTTTGCTGATATTTATCGTGAAATCGCGTCAACAGTGTCTGCTCAAATGTATTGGGATGGTGATGCAATTCCAACGGAAATTTCTTTCCGCGCAGTGTAATGACAGCAGAATAATAGGTTGAATTATTTGCTGATTTAAATGGAAAGCGATTTAGCTTTCCATTTTTTACATGCGATTTCCGACTGTTTTTGATAAAAAACCAATAGATTTCTGGTTTTACGCTGGAACCAGAAGGATTTCAAAACTATAATCTGCGCTAGCGTAATATTTACATATTATTACGTTATCCCTCTTTTTATTTCAAACCAGGTTTTTGATTATGGCTGACACAGCACATCAGTGCACAATTGTAGGTATCGCTGGAGCCTCTGCTTCGGGTAAAAGTCTTATTGCAAGTACACTTTACCGTGAATTAAGAGCACAAGTAGGTGATCATAATATCGGAGTGATACCAGAAGATTGTTATTATCGTGACCAAAGTGATTTAACGATGGAAGAACGATATAAGGTCAATTATGACCACCCAAATTCGATGGATCACGCACTCTTATATCAACATTTGTGTGAACTAAAAGCAGGAAAAACCATTGAACTCCCTCAATACGACTACGTTGCTCACACTCGCAAAGCAGAATCCATTCCTTTTCAACCTAAAAAAGTTATTATTATTGAAGGCATCTTATTATTAACAGATAAACGCCTGCGTGAAGAGATGGATTTCTCAATCTTTGTTGATACGCCATTAGATATTTGTTTAATGCGCAGAATTAAACGTGATGTGAATGAACGTGGACGTAGCTTAGACTCAGTCATTGAACAATATAATAAAACTGTTCGCCCTATGTTCTTCCAGTTTATTGAACCTTCAAAACAATATGCCGATATTATTGTGCCTAGAGGGGGTAAAAACCGCGTTGCGATTGATATTCTGAAAGCGAAAATTGGGCAGTTCTGCGAATAATAGGTTCATTTGTGGGCAGCTTTCATGCATGATGAAACTGCCTGTTTAACTTGAAGAAGGAAATAAAATGCGATTATGCGACCGTGATATTATTCAGTGGCTGGATGAAGGCAAGTTAGTCATTGAACCCCGCCCGCCCGTCGAGCGAATTAACGGCGCAACAGCAGATGTTTGTTTAGGAAATCAATTTCGTGTTTTCCAAGGTCATACTGCTGCTTATATTGATTTGAGTGGTCCTAAGGCTGAAGTGAATGCAGCTCTAGAACGTGTAATGAGTGATGAAATTGTTTTACCTGAAGGTGAAGCCTTTTTCTTACATCCCGGTGAATTGGCGTTAGCTGTGACACTTGAGTCAGTCACGTTACCTGATAATGTTGTTGGATGGTTAGATGGACGCTCCTCATTAGCCCGTTTAGGTTTAATGGTGCATGTTACTGCTCATCGTATTGATCCTGGCTGGCATGGACAAATCGTATTAGAATTTTTTAATTCAGGTAAACTTCCTCTTGCATTAAGACCGGGTATGGTTATTGGTGCATTAAGTTTTGAACCTATGTCTGGTTCTGCTGACAGACCTTATAATCGTCGTCAAGATGCAAAATATAAAAATCAACAAGGTGCAGTAGGTAGCCGGATTAGTGAAGATTAACTATCTTTATAATCATCATTATCATGTTCACTAAGCGGGTAATTATATGAAAAGGTTTTTGACAACACTGGCTATTTTGCTTGTGGTCATTTTAGCAGGCTTAACAGCGTTAGTTTTACTCATTAACCCGAATGATTTCCGTGGATACCTTGTTGAAAGGGTTGAAAAACAAAGCGGTTATAAACTCACATTACAAGATGATATGCGTTGGCATGTGTGGCCAAAGTTAAGCATTATCAGTGGTAAAATGTCATTGACAGCCCCTGGTGCTGAAATGCCTTTAATTACAGCCGATAATATGCGTCTTGATGTTGAATTATTACCGCTACTTTCTCATCAACTTGAAGTAAAAGAAGTTATGCTTAAAGGTGCCGTAGTTCGGCAAACACCTGAAAGTAAGGCTATCCCTAAAATCTCACCGCCTTCTGCTCCGCGAGATATTGCTCGCCCCGTTATCGAACCTAGAGCGAATAAGTGGCAGTTGAATATCGCCAAAGTAAAAATTTCAGACAGCTTAATTATTTGGCAAATGAAAAATGGTGAGCAGCTTAATTTACGTGATATTAATTTATCGTTAAAAACAGACGAGAAAAAACAAATTAGTCTTGAGATGAGCACGAAAGTGAATCGTGATCGTCGTGAGATCACGCTCAATGTTGCCGCTGATGCGGATATGAACCGCTATCCTTACCAAGTTACAGGTAATATCAAACAGTTAGATTACGCTTTATCTGGGGTCGGGATCCCTGAAAATGGGATTACAGGAAGTTTAACTTCAGATTTTACGATCCAAAATGAAGGTGTGAGAAAAGTGTCACTCGATAACTTAAATCTCACTGCTAATAATAGCCAATTGCAAGGTAATATTAGCGCAGAATTTGCGGATGTTACTCGTTATCAAGTTGATTTAAAAGGTGAACAATTAAATTTAAATACGTTGTTACCAGAGTTAGCCACGACTAAAACGGCTGAAACTGTATTATTGACGCCTAAAGAGAATAAAACGCCGTCAGCATTCTCATTATTTAATACAGCACATGCCGCACCCGCACCGAATGCCACTATTATGGCTAAACCTGTTATTACTTCAGCCACTGTTGAAAATAAAGAATATGATTTAACACATTGGAGTAATATTGAATTCACATTGAAATTAGCACTGAATAAGCTTCTTTATAAAGATTTAGAGATTAATAATTTTAAACTGGATGCTCTAAATAATCCTCATTCACTGAATATTCAAACTTTAACAGGCCAAGTCCTTCAAGGTGATTTTTCCCTTCCTACGGTTATTTCGACAAGCATTGTGCCAGCGCATATCAGCATGGATATCACAATGAATAATATTCCATTGCAGCCACTATTGCGTGTTTTTAATCAACCTGAAAATTTCAGTGGATTAATTTCAGCAAAAGGAAATTTAGAAGGAAAGGGGTATAACCGAAATGCTTTTTATCATTATTGGCAAGGCACGTTAAATACATCTGTTTCCCAATTTAAAATGCAGGGATTAAATATACCACAGGTTATTCAGCAATCTGTCGCTCAAGCGACGGATAAAGTGATTTATCCTGAAGATATCGAAAGTTATACGCAAGCTGATAATGTGATTGCTCAATTTAAATTAGCACCAAAAGGGAAAGTAACAGTTAATTCACTTGATGCTCAAGCAGATGCCTATCAAATTAAAGGGCAGGGCAAAGTAGATCTTCAACGCCATGATCTTGATGTGATGTTATTTGTTAATATTAAAAAAGGTTGGGGTAAAGAAAATGAATTTATCCGACAATTGGCTAAAATTGAAATTCCATTAAGGCTCTATGGTAATTGGGATGCCATTCAGTATGAACTTAATATTGAAAAATTATTGCGCGACCAATTACAGCAAAAAGCTAAGCAAGCTATCGATAATTGGTTAAATAAACAAGATGCTGATCGCCCAGAAGTGAAAGCACTTAATCAGCTATTAGAGAAAATTTAATTTTACAATTTTTAACTTCGTCACAGGCTTAATAAAAGCACACTATTTTGATAATCGTGTGCTTTTTGCTTTATATCTATCATTTAATTTATTTTTTGAATAAAAAGTAATCATTCGTACTATGTATATGTAAAAAAATAGTCGTTTTTTTTGATATATGTCATACACTGCAACGTTGCCTTTGGGCAGAGTGTGTCAATCGCACTAAACGCAACAATGATGATAAAAATAAAAAACTTCATTTTGTAAATGACTACTTTAGACAGGATAAATAAATGATCGAAATTCTTATCGGCGCCTTCGTTGCTGTTGGTGTTGGGCGTTATATTGTAAAAGGTTATTCACCAACAGGTGTCTTAATGACGGGTGGTCTGTTATTACTGATCATCAGCGTTATTATGGGAAGAGCTGTTTTACCAGCAAGTGCTACTGCAACAGGTTATGGCTTAATCGACATTGTTGAGTATGTGAAAAATCTACTAATGAGCCGTGGTGGCGATTTAGGTATGATGATCATGATACTTTGTGGTTTTGCTTCTTATATGACACACATCGGTGCTAATGATGTTGTTGTTAAATTAGCATCACGTCCACTCAAAATGATTAATTCACCATATCTTCTGATGGTTGCGGCTTACATTGTTGCATGCTTGATGTCACTGGCTGTTTCATCAGCAACAGGTTTAGGTGTGTTATTAATGGCAACACTGTTCCCTGTTATGGTGAATATGGGAATTAGCCGAGGCGCTGCTGCTGCAATTTGTGCGTCTCCAGCTTCTATTATTTTAGCGCCAACATCGGGCGATGTGATTTTAGCCGCTGAAGCGTCTCAAATGCCGCTGATTGATTTCGCATTTAAAACTACATTACCTATTTCGATTGCTGCAATTATTGGTATGTGTATCGCTCACTTCTTCTGGCAGCGTTACCTTGACCGCAAAGAGCATATTGAAACAGAAATGTTAGACGTGAATGAGATCAAAACGCACGCCCCAAGTTTCTATGCGATTTTACCTTTTACACCCATTATCGGTGTTCTCGTTTTTGATGGTAAATGGTTACCAGAACTTCATATTGTTGCCATTATTATCATCTGCATGATTTTAGCGGCTATTATCGAATTTATTCGTAGTTTTAGCGCCAAACAAGTTTTTGAAGGTTTAGAAGTCGCCTACCGTGGTATGGCAGATGCATTTGCTCAAGTTGTTATGTTATTAGTCGCAGCTGGGGTATTTGCTCAGGGCTTGACAACCGTTGGCTTTATCAATGCGCTAATTGAAGGTGCTCAGTCATTAGGTTCGGGTGCGATTGTGATGATGATTGCTCTGGTATTAATCACCATGTTAGCGGCGATGACCACAGGCTCTGGTAACGCACCATTCTATGCATTTGTTGAATTAATTCCTCGTTTAGCAAGTAATATGGGCGTGAATCCAGCTTATTTAACTATTCCTATGTTACAAGCTTCGAACTTAGGTCGTACATTATCTCCGGTTTCTGGTGTTGTGGTTGCGGTCTCAGGAATGGCCAAAATTTCACCTTTCGAAGTAATGAAACGTGTTTCTGTACCTGTATTGGTCGGTCTTGTGATTGTGATTGTTGCGACTGAAATTCTAGTACCAAGTACTTTAGGTTAATTTTTATTGTATTGAATTAATCTAACATTATTGTTTTAAATTTTATCGACGGGCTTTGTGATAAGACAAAGCCCGTTTTTTATTGGATAAAATTAAAAAAAACTACTAGATATAATCTCATAGCATCCATTAATAAATAAAAAATACTAATGTTTTTTATTTTACATATTTTTAGAGTAATTAATTATATTTATATTTTTAGTTATCTATTATGCAATTAAATATCACTTTAAATATTCTTTTTATATTACAGCTTATGTTCAAATCTGGCTGTTTTTTATTTAATTAATTGTATTTAAAAGCTGTTTCTTTAATTTCTCATTATTTATGAAAAATAAATTGCCAAAAAATCACGATAATACATAAGAATAGTTACTTATTTTTCTTTGTTTTTTTACTATCAAATCACACTTTAACGTAAAAATATTTAACGTATTTTATCTGTTCTGATATGTTTGACTTAATTTATTTGTAATTATCAGTTAAATGCATTGTTTTATTGGTTAAAAATGATGCTATGGGTAATAAATTGATATGACGCCTCTATGTGCTTTGGTTTACAGCAAAGGGCGGTAGCGTATTTTAGGTGAGCAATAGCGTTAGTTTGGCAGTGATAGCCACTAAGAAAAATACGTCATTGATCAATTCAATACATACAAAGAGAAGGTGAATAATGGATAGTATTGTTAGGTTTAATGGACAAAATCGAAATAAAATTTAAAATCTTTTTTCAATTTTAATTGTTTCATTTTATACATTAATTCTACTTTTTTCTATTGATGGTTTACAACGAAATAGAACAGTTAATAATTTATTAAATAAACTACCATCATTTTTCACTCCTGCTTATTCTTTTACTTTTTTATTCATCCTGATAATAATATTAACTATAATAGTGCTCTCTGTATTCAAAAAATTTAAAATAGAAATCAGAACAATAATTATACATTCATTTTTTATTTCATTAATTATTTATTTTACCGTTATGTTAATTCCAAATTTAAACACCTACTTATATGATAAATATATTTTTATTTTTTACAATGGGATTATTTGTAATGGCGAGGAACGAACGCAACAAGTATTCTCTTTTATGTTTAGAATATTCACTATAATTTC comes from Proteus vulgaris and encodes:
- the apbC gene encoding iron-sulfur cluster carrier protein ApbC, with product MSDKSPEQTTPEILNEKVSGVLSTFEHPTLKRNLLSLKALHQCAMIDDVLHIELVMPFVWKKPFQVLIEEKTAELRNITGAKAIEWKLKHNISTLRRANDLPGVNGVRNILAVSSGKGGVGKSSTAVNLALALAQEGAKVGILDADIYGPSIPNMLGTTMERPTSPDGQHMAPIMAYGLASNSIGYLVTDDNAMVWRGPMASKALMQMLQDTLWPDLDYLVIDMPPGTGDIQLTLSQNIPVTAAVVVTTPQDIALVDAMKGIVMFKKVNVPVLGIIENMSAHICSNCGHLEPIFGTGGAAKLAEKYHCQLLGQVPLHISLREDLDRGQPTVMRDPEGEFADIYREIASTVSAQMYWDGDAIPTEISFRAV
- the metG gene encoding methionine--tRNA ligase, producing MSHVANKLLVTCALPYANGSIHLGHILEHIQADIWVRYQRMRGKEVHFICADDAHGTPIMLKAQQLGITPEAMIEEMSKEHQQDFAGFNISYDNYHSTHSEESRQLSTKIYLALKKNGHIKSKTISQLYDEEKGMFLPDRFVKGTCPKCKAQDQYGDNCEVCGSTYSPTELIDPRSVISGSTPVMRETEHYFFDLPAFSNMLQAWIRSGALQEQVANKMQEWFDSGLQQWDITRDAPYFGFEIPDAPGKYFYVWLDAPIGYMSSFLNLCEKRGDLSFDEFWNKDSKTELYHFIGKDIVYFHSLFWPAMLEGSEYRKPTNLFVHGYVTVNGAKMSKSRGTFITARAYLDHFDADCLRYYYAAKLSSRIDDIDLNLEDFVQRVNSDIVNKVVNLASRTAGFISKRFNGKLADTLDDAKLYQHFVDMKETIAQSFENREFGKAIREIMALADEANRYIDEKAPWVVAKQEGQDAQLQAICTMGINLFRVLMTYLKPVLPSLTARSETFLQTQLTWDALEQPLLGHEITKFKALFNRIEMDKANAMVEASKSTIAPVKEITGPLADSPIQETIKFDDFAKIDMRIAEIKQADFVEGSDKLLKLILDLGGETRQVFSGIRSAYPDPKVLEGRLTVMVANLAPRKMRFGISEGMVMAAGPGDKDIFLLSPDSGAKPGQQVK
- the cdd gene encoding cytidine deaminase, giving the protein MHTRFQAVWSDLSPQLQQALVPYLEQDEFPAMFTAEQVNAIKTQLQCNDDALALALLPVAAACAVTPISHFNVGAIARGESGNLYFGANMEFSGAPLQQTVHAEQSAVTHAWLQGESRLISVTVNYTPCGHCRQFMNELNSGTHIQIQLPGRKMATLGDYLPDSFGPKDLNITSLLMDNVNHGYKIDNPSELAQQALQATNRSHAPYSGSHSGIAVQMKNGKIFQGSYAENAAFNPSLPPLQAALILLNMAGESVMDIESAVLMEKAEAVLTQWDATQATLTALGCRQMQRITL
- a CDS encoding CidA/LrgA family protein, with the translated sequence MKSKRARLQITLWHYLRSFLVLYLCLFAGNLISALLPFAVPGSIVGLLILFGLLAFQLIPLRWVKPGANILLKNMSLLFIPIGVGVMNYYDLLSQQLFPIVLACVVSTFGVMALVAYCSHYVHRERIIVGSKPDQVEDIVETKEKDDDKALSEKKKC
- the dcd gene encoding dCTP deaminase — protein: MRLCDRDIIQWLDEGKLVIEPRPPVERINGATADVCLGNQFRVFQGHTAAYIDLSGPKAEVNAALERVMSDEIVLPEGEAFFLHPGELALAVTLESVTLPDNVVGWLDGRSSLARLGLMVHVTAHRIDPGWHGQIVLEFFNSGKLPLALRPGMVIGALSFEPMSGSADRPYNRRQDAKYKNQQGAVGSRISED
- the udk gene encoding uridine kinase, which produces MADTAHQCTIVGIAGASASGKSLIASTLYRELRAQVGDHNIGVIPEDCYYRDQSDLTMEERYKVNYDHPNSMDHALLYQHLCELKAGKTIELPQYDYVAHTRKAESIPFQPKKVIIIEGILLLTDKRLREEMDFSIFVDTPLDICLMRRIKRDVNERGRSLDSVIEQYNKTVRPMFFQFIEPSKQYADIIVPRGGKNRVAIDILKAKIGQFCE
- a CDS encoding CidB/LrgB family autolysis modulator, whose product is MLMNIWWSLPLSIFIFYLARKLATRFKLPILNPLLIAIVVIIPILLITKIPYENYFAGSRILNDLLQPAVVALAIPLYQQLHQIRAQWKSLISICFIGSIAAMVSGTAIAFWAGATPEIAASILPKSVTTPIAMAVADSIGGIPAISAACVIAVGILGAIFGHSLFKILRIPTHASRGLAMGTVSHAVGTARAAEVDYIEGAYSSLALMTCGIITSLTAPFIFPIILHLYS
- the asmA gene encoding outer membrane assembly protein AsmA, translating into MKRFLTTLAILLVVILAGLTALVLLINPNDFRGYLVERVEKQSGYKLTLQDDMRWHVWPKLSIISGKMSLTAPGAEMPLITADNMRLDVELLPLLSHQLEVKEVMLKGAVVRQTPESKAIPKISPPSAPRDIARPVIEPRANKWQLNIAKVKISDSLIIWQMKNGEQLNLRDINLSLKTDEKKQISLEMSTKVNRDRREITLNVAADADMNRYPYQVTGNIKQLDYALSGVGIPENGITGSLTSDFTIQNEGVRKVSLDNLNLTANNSQLQGNISAEFADVTRYQVDLKGEQLNLNTLLPELATTKTAETVLLTPKENKTPSAFSLFNTAHAAPAPNATIMAKPVITSATVENKEYDLTHWSNIEFTLKLALNKLLYKDLEINNFKLDALNNPHSLNIQTLTGQVLQGDFSLPTVISTSIVPAHISMDITMNNIPLQPLLRVFNQPENFSGLISAKGNLEGKGYNRNAFYHYWQGTLNTSVSQFKMQGLNIPQVIQQSVAQATDKVIYPEDIESYTQADNVIAQFKLAPKGKVTVNSLDAQADAYQIKGQGKVDLQRHDLDVMLFVNIKKGWGKENEFIRQLAKIEIPLRLYGNWDAIQYELNIEKLLRDQLQQKAKQAIDNWLNKQDADRPEVKALNQLLEKI